Part of the Permianibacter fluminis genome, GGACCTACAATCCGTTCAAGATAGTGACTGGGTAGCGACTCCGTGCCGCTACGCAAAGTATGTGTAGATAGGTCCTACCATTTGAACCTTGCATTACACTCCGGCCAATACGACTCCGCAGGACAGCCCAACCATGAGCAGCGAGCAACAGAACAATCCTTTGCATGGACTCACGCTGGAAGCCATTGTGGTGCGGCTGGTTGATCATTACGGCTGGCCGGGGCTTGCCAGCCGGGTCAATATCAACTGTTTCAAGAGTGATCCGTCGGTGAAATCCAGCCTGAAATTCTTGCGGCGGACGCCGTGGGCACGGGAACAGGTGGAGAATCTGTATCTAGCGACGTTTGGCTGATTGGCTGAGCAGTGAGCACCTCGCCGTTTTCGGAAAAGTCTTGGTTTTAAGAAGCACGACCATTCAAGCCACAATCGATGCAACCGACAGAAACCAAAACGCCATCCGGACAGATGGCGTTTTTGCTTTCAGATTGCCGAC contains:
- a CDS encoding VF530 family protein, whose translation is MSSEQQNNPLHGLTLEAIVVRLVDHYGWPGLASRVNINCFKSDPSVKSSLKFLRRTPWAREQVENLYLATFG